The Streptomyces laurentii region GACGCCGCCGACGGCGGGGCCGGGGCGGACGGGGCCGGGGCGCTGGTGCGCGCCATGCTGGCCAAGGCGCCCGCCGACTGGGCCGAGGGGCCGCTGCGGGCGTGGGCGGGGGAGTGCTCCGGTGCCGCGCTCGCCGTCCACGAGGGGTACGACGCGGCGGCGGGCGTGGGCCCGCTGCGCGCGGGCGAACTCCGGCGCCAGCAGGTCGTCCTGGAGTCGGCGGCGCACGGACCGACCGGTCTGCGCCGGGCGCGCGAACTGTCCGCCGAGGGCGGCCGGGTGCTGCGCGCCGTGGTCGCGCGCCGGGCGCGCACGGCGTGAACGGCGCGGCGTGAGCCGCACGACGTATGCCGCATGAGGCGGTACGGGTACGGGGCGCCGCCCCCTGCCCGTACCGCCTCGCGCGTTCCCGGCTCACGCGTTTCCGCTCAGGACTCCGCCGGCGGCTCCTCGATGTGCAGCGCGGCGACGGCCTCGCCGATCTGCTCCTCGGCCCGCGCCTTGTCGAGGCCGAGACCCGCGAGCGGGCCCTTGCCGTCCTCGAACTCCAGCAGGGCGAGCAGGATGTGCTCGGTGCCGACGTAGTTGTGGCCGAGGCGCAGGGCCTCGCGGAAGGTGAGTTCCAGGACCTTCTTGGCGTCCGCGTCGTACGGGATGAGCGCGGGCACCTCGGCGGCGGCGGGCGGGAGTGCCGGGGTGAGCGCCGCGCGGATCTGCTCCGGGGTGACGCCCTGGGTGCCGGTCCAGTGGATCGCGAGCCCGTCGGGCTCGGCGAGCAGGCCCAGGGCGAGGTGGGCCGGGACCATCTTGTCGTTGCCGGCGGCGGTGGCCTCGTTCTGGGCGGCCATCACGACGTTGCGGGCGCGGGGCGTGAAGCGGCTGAACCCGGCGTTCGGGTCCATCTTCGCGGCGTTGCCGGCCGTGTCGCCCTTGGGGACGAACCGCTTCTGGACGGCCTGCCGGGTGACGCCCATGCTCTTGCCGATGTCGGTCCAGGAGGCCCCGGCGCGGCGCGCCTGGTCGACGAAGTGGCCGATGAGGTGGTCGGCGATCTCGCCGAGGTGGTCGGCCGCGATGACCGCGTCGGAGAGCTGGTCGAGAGCGTCCCCGGGGTGGCTCTTCTTGATCGCGTCGATCAGGTCGTCCAGTCGCACGGGGTTGGTCATGCCGAGTGGATTCGTCATGGTGCAACCCTAGGTTGACAGCGGAAGGGTGTCAACCGTTGGTTGACACCCCTCCGGCGTGGCGCGCGGGCCCGGAATCCGGGCAGCCCGTTTAGTGACAAAGTGTCGGAATCCGCAGGGGCCCCGCGCCCGTACCATGAAGGCCCAACAGGCCATCCATGCCGAGGAGTTGATCCGAATGGGCGACGGCGACGTGGTACGGATCGGATCGAGGGCCAGCAAGCTGGCGCGGGCCCAGGTCGCGGAGTGGCTCGCGCCGATCGCCGCGCGGTTCCCCGAGGTGACGTTCAAGCGGCAGGTCATCCTCGAAGGCGGGGACAAGGACCGGGTCACCCCGACGCTGGCCGAGGTCGCCCGGACGGCCGGCGGCTCCGCCTTCTCCACCAACCAGGAGGCGGCCCTGGTCGCGGGCGAGGTCGACGTGATCGTCCACTCGCTCAAGGACCTCCCCACCTCCGTGTGCGAGGGCACGCTCCTGCTGACGACCCCCGGCCCGCGCGAGGACGTACGGGACGTGCTGTGCGGCGCGACGCTCGCCGGCCTCCCGCAGGGCGCGCGCGTCGGCACGGGCGCCCCGCGCCGGGTGGCCCAGCTCCTCGCGCTGCGGCCCGACCTGCGGGTGGTGCCGATCCGCGGCAACGTCCCCGGACGGCTGGCCCGGACCACCAAGGGCGAGCTGGACGCGGTGCTGCTGGCGGCGGCGGGCCTGAACCGGCTCGGCCTGCTGCCGGAGAAGCACGAGGTGCTCGACCCCGCCGTCTTCCTGCCGTCCCCCGGCCAGGGCGCGCTGGGGATCCAGGTCCGCGCCGGGTCCCCGGCCGCCGACCTCCTGGCCGCGACCGGCGACCCCGAGACCGACGCGTGCGTGCGCGCCGAACGTGCCCTGCTCGCCGAACTCCACGGCGGCTGCTCGGTGCCCGTCGGCGCCTGGGGCCGGATCGGCCCCGGCGGTCTGCTCCACCTGTCCGCGACGGTGACCTCCCTGGACGGCGCCCAGCAGGTCACGGCGGCCGGCGAGGGCCCGGCCGACGACCCGGCGAAGGTGGGCGCCATGGTCGCGGCCGAGCTCCTCGCCCACGGCGCGTCCGGCATCCTCCGCTCGATCCGGCACTCCTGATTTCCAGGCGTTCCGTCCCGAGACGATGCCGGGCCTTCTTGCGTCGTGCCCCCTTCCAGCCCGAGGCTGTCCGTGTCCATCACCGCGAGCGAAGCCCGCAAGGCCCTCTTCCCGCTGATCAAGAAGGTCAACGACGATCACGAGGCCATCGAGATCGTCTCCAAGCACGGCAACGCCGTGCTTGTCTCGGCCGAGGACTACGCGGCACTGCGTGAAGGCTCGTACCTGCTGCGCTCGCCCGCCAACGCGCGGCGGCTGCTCAAGGCCTACGAGAACGCTCTGGGGCACGTCAACGTGTCCGAGCGCACGCTGATCGATCCGGACGCGGTGGACCCTGCCGCGGGTGCCGCGTGAGGCTTGTCTTCGAGGATCAGGGCTGGGAGGACTACACCTCCTGGCTCAAGAACGACCGCAAGACACTCGCTCGGATCAACAAGCTCACCGAGGACGTCAAGCGCGACCCGTTCACAGGGATCGGCAAGCCTGAGCCTCTCAAGTACCACTTGCCCGGGGCGTGGTCGAGGCGGATCGACGATGAGCATCGCCTCGTCTACCTGGTCACGGGCCAGGAGATCGTGATCCTCGCCGCCCGCTACCGCTACTGATCGCCGAGTCGGCTCCGCCGGGACGGGATCACGTCCGCAGGGCCGCGCGACGCGGCCGGGTGAGGCGGCCGGGTGAGGCGGCCGGGCGAGGCGGGAAAGGAAGACGACCGGGGCCGCCACCCCCCACAGGAGAGGCCCCGGTCGTCGACCGCGGAGCCGCAGGGCGGCTCCGTATTCCTTACAGCGCCGCCGGTGCGTTTTCTGTCACACCCCGCCCCGACCCGGTCGGGCGGAGGGAAAGTTGCGCGTTGTACAAAGATCCGTACCGCGTGGACGCGGTGCCCGGGAAAGACGTAGCGTGCTGCTGCGCCCGGGGGCGGCGTGGCGGTGACCACCAGCCGCGATGAGCGCGACGATGGACAGGTGTGGGGAGTGCTGGGGGACGAGGCGGAGCTGACGGCCGCAGTGCTCGCCGCGCAGAACGGCGACGAGCAAGCCTTCCGCGCCGTGTACCGCGCGGTCCATCCCCGGCTCCTCGGGTACGTGCGCACGCTCGTCGGCGAGGCCGACGCCGAGGACGTCACCTCCGAGAGCTGGCTGCAGATCGCCCGCGACCTCGACCGTTTCGCCGGCGACGCCGACCGGTTCCGCGGCTGGGCCGCCCGGATCGCCCGCAACCGGGCCCTGGACCACATCCGGATGCGCGGCCGGCGCCCCGCCATCGGCGGCGACGAGACCGAACTCACCGACACGCCCGCCGAGTCCGACACCGCGGACGAGGCACTGGAGGCCCTGGCCACCGGCCGCACCATGCATCTCATCGCCCAACTGCCCCAGGACCAGGCCGAGGCCGTGGTGCTGCGCGTCGTCGTCGGCCTGGACGCCAAGAGCGCCGCCGACACCCTCGGCAAACGCCCCGGCGCCGTCCGCACCGCCGCCCACCGCGGCCTGAAGAAACTCACCGAACTCCTCGGCGCGTCCGGCCCCGACGGCGACGCCGGCCCGCTCGACGGGGTGCCCGCGCAGCGCGCCGTGCGGGCCGGAGCTCCGACCCCCGGACGTGTGACGCAAACGCGCGCGCGGACGCAGAAGGACATGTGATGGCCGACGAGCGGTATGCATGGCTCGACCAGGAGGCCGCGGAGCGGCTGCTGCGCGGTGAGCCCGTCGACCCGGTCGACCGTCTCGACGACACCGCCCGCGACGAGGCCCGGCTGCTCGCGCGCGCCCTCGAATCGGCCCGTACGCCCCTCCCGCCCCTGACCGCCGTCGGCCCCGACGGCGAACTCCCCGGCGAGGCCGCCGCCCTGGCCGCCTTCCGCGCGTCCGCCGCCGGCCGGGCCGCCGGAACCGCCCGCGTCCCGGCCGCGTCCGCCGGGGCGGGCACGCAGGCCGACCTCGGCGCCGTCCGGCTCGCGCCCGTCGCCGGGAGCCGTCGCTGGGGACGGTCGCTGCGGTACGGGCTCGCCGCCGCGTTCGCCGCCGTCACGGTCGGCGGGGTCGCCGTCGCCGCCGGTACGGGCGTGCTGCCGCTGACCTCGCACCCGGCGGCCCGCGAGGTCACCGCCGTCGACACCCCCGGCCCGGGCAATTCCACGACGGCCGGCGGCATCGGCTCCGAACTGCCCGCGCTCCCCTCCGGCGGCCCCGGGCGGCCGTCCGGCACGCCCGGCGGCACCTCCGCCCCGGGCATCACCCCGGGTGCGTCCGACGGCGCTTCGGCCGGTGCCACCACCGGGCCCGGCAGGGGCACCGGGCCGGACCAGGACGAGGACGGGGAGGGCGCGGCCGGCCGTGCCCGGTCGTTCCGGGCCTGCCAGGACTACCGCGCGGGCACGCTCGCGCCGGCCGGCCGGCAGCGGCTCGCGAACCTGCTCCGGAACGGCGAGACCGTCAAGCGCTACTGCGACCGGCTGCTGTCCGGCGGCCGCGACCGCCCGTCGACGACGCCCTCCGCGGGACGTACGCCGTCCGGCGGCCGTACGTCCTCCGGGAACAACGGCGGCTCCGGCAACGGCAACGGGAACGACAACGACAACGGCACCGGGTCCGGGTCCGGTTCGGGCTCCGGCAACAACTCCGGGAACGGCGGCGGCTCCGGCTCCGGTTCGGGCGC contains the following coding sequences:
- a CDS encoding collagen triple helix repeat-containing protein (identified by MetaGeneAnnotator; putative;~sequence version:1); translated protein: MADERYAWLDQEAAERLLRGEPVDPVDRLDDTARDEARLLARALESARTPLPPLTAVGPDGELPGEAAALAAFRASAAGRAAGTARVPAASAGAGTQADLGAVRLAPVAGSRRWGRSLRYGLAAAFAAVTVGGVAVAAGTGVLPLTSHPAAREVTAVDTPGPGNSTTAGGIGSELPALPSGGPGRPSGTPGGTSAPGITPGASDGASAGATTGPGRGTGPDQDEDGEGAAGRARSFRACQDYRAGTLAPAGRQRLANLLRNGETVKRYCDRLLSGGRDRPSTTPSAGRTPSGGRTSSGNNGGSGNGNGNDNDNGTGSGSGSGSGNNSGNGGGSGSGSGADGGDSEGDGNQGRGDKNHGRSAGNGRPGQSGQSGQSSQSDKGGKTDKADKAGKGKQGAQGAPANQGRQNASRGSGHPRA
- a CDS encoding ATP-dependent protease ATP-binding subunit clpC2 (ATP-binding subunits of Clp protease and DnaK/DnaJ chaperones [Posttranslational modification, protein turnover, chaperones]; COG0542;~ATP-dependent protease ATP-binding subunit clpC2 [Mycobacterium tuberculosis F11];~Clp amino terminal domain; pfam02861;~Mapped to H37Rv Rv2667;~identified by MetaGeneAnnotator; putative) produces the protein MTNPLGMTNPVRLDDLIDAIKKSHPGDALDQLSDAVIAADHLGEIADHLIGHFVDQARRAGASWTDIGKSMGVTRQAVQKRFVPKGDTAGNAAKMDPNAGFSRFTPRARNVVMAAQNEATAAGNDKMVPAHLALGLLAEPDGLAIHWTGTQGVTPEQIRAALTPALPPAAAEVPALIPYDADAKKVLELTFREALRLGHNYVGTEHILLALLEFEDGKGPLAGLGLDKARAEEQIGEAVAALHIEEPPAES
- a CDS encoding porphobilinogen deaminase (Hydroxymethylbilane synthase (HMBS), also known as porphobilinogen deaminase (PBGD), is an intermediate enzyme in the biosynthetic pathway of tetrapyrrolic ring systems, such as heme, chlorophylls, and vitamin B12. HMBS catalyzes the conversion of...; cl03189;~domain interfaces;~identified by MetaGeneAnnotator; putative;~porphobilinogen deaminase [Streptomyces sp. SPB78];~porphobilinogen deaminase; Reviewed; PRK00072), producing the protein MGDGDVVRIGSRASKLARAQVAEWLAPIAARFPEVTFKRQVILEGGDKDRVTPTLAEVARTAGGSAFSTNQEAALVAGEVDVIVHSLKDLPTSVCEGTLLLTTPGPREDVRDVLCGATLAGLPQGARVGTGAPRRVAQLLALRPDLRVVPIRGNVPGRLARTTKGELDAVLLAAAGLNRLGLLPEKHEVLDPAVFLPSPGQGALGIQVRAGSPAADLLAATGDPETDACVRAERALLAELHGGCSVPVGAWGRIGPGGLLHLSATVTSLDGAQQVTAAGEGPADDPAKVGAMVAAELLAHGASGILRSIRHS
- a CDS encoding prevent-host-death protein (Antitoxin Phd_YefM, type II toxin-antitoxin system;cl09153;~TIGRFAM: Prevent-host-death protein; PFAM: protein of unknown function DUF172; KEGG: mbo:Mb3392 hypothetical protein;~identified by MetaGeneAnnotator; putative;~prevent-host-death protein [Mycobacterium sp. MCS]), which translates into the protein MSITASEARKALFPLIKKVNDDHEAIEIVSKHGNAVLVSAEDYAALREGSYLLRSPANARRLLKAYENALGHVNVSERTLIDPDAVDPAAGAA
- a CDS encoding hypothetical protein (identified by MetaGeneAnnotator; putative;~sequence version:1): MTSATSTTTSASTAAGLTELIDRADARGLAAAGLACLDRCLPLIASAERATEALRPVWAAVARGDGGAWGAALAKVRAELNASGDAADGGAGADGAGALVRAMLAKAPADWAEGPLRAWAGECSGAALAVHEGYDAAAGVGPLRAGELRRQQVVLESAAHGPTGLRRARELSAEGGRVLRAVVARRARTA
- a CDS encoding txe/yoeB family addiction module toxin (Plasmid encoded toxin Txe; pfam06769;~Txe/YoeB family addiction module toxin [Gordonia polyisoprenivorans VH2];~identified by MetaGeneAnnotator; putative) — protein: MRLVFEDQGWEDYTSWLKNDRKTLARINKLTEDVKRDPFTGIGKPEPLKYHLPGAWSRRIDDEHRLVYLVTGQEIVILAARYRY
- a CDS encoding ECF sigma factor (DNA-directed RNA polymerase specialized sigma subunit, sigma24 homolog [Transcription]; COG1595;~ECF sigma factor [Streptomyces albus J1074];~Helix-turn-helix XRE-family like proteins. Prokaryotic DNA binding proteins belonging to the xenobiotic response element family of transcriptional regulators; cl15761;~Sigma-70 region 2; pfam04542;~identified by MetaGeneAnnotator; putative), producing the protein MAVTTSRDERDDGQVWGVLGDEAELTAAVLAAQNGDEQAFRAVYRAVHPRLLGYVRTLVGEADAEDVTSESWLQIARDLDRFAGDADRFRGWAARIARNRALDHIRMRGRRPAIGGDETELTDTPAESDTADEALEALATGRTMHLIAQLPQDQAEAVVLRVVVGLDAKSAADTLGKRPGAVRTAAHRGLKKLTELLGASGPDGDAGPLDGVPAQRAVRAGAPTPGRVTQTRARTQKDM